A single Symbiobacterium thermophilum IAM 14863 DNA region contains:
- a CDS encoding 3-oxoacyl-ACP synthase, whose amino-acid sequence MTTTQPHVGVVSTGIYIPDRYMTAEEIADRSGVPLDVVKQKMGILRKPIPGPDDGTAAMGIRAAQQCIERAGIDPAAIDLVIYIGEEYKEYQLWTAGIKTAHAVGAHNAWAFDAQLRCGTWVLGMKLAQALMLSDDRVNTLLLAGGYRNVDYINYANPRVSFMYNLGAGGGAMLLRKNYGRNRVVGSEIIVDGSLSETVGVRGGGTLAGLHNHDDSLYQLDVFDVEYMKTRLNAVSTQRWVEVVSRVCAQGGYRTQDIDYLAILHMKRSAHQALIEQLGIPVDRAIYLEEYGHIGQIDQILSIHLALERGLIRDGDLVVGVSAGVGYAWGATAIEWGPVGATRARKQAAG is encoded by the coding sequence ATGACCACGACTCAGCCCCACGTCGGTGTGGTCAGCACCGGCATCTACATCCCGGACCGCTACATGACCGCCGAGGAGATCGCCGACCGGTCGGGCGTGCCGCTGGACGTGGTGAAGCAGAAGATGGGCATCCTGCGCAAGCCCATCCCCGGCCCCGACGACGGCACGGCGGCCATGGGCATCCGGGCCGCGCAGCAGTGCATCGAGCGGGCCGGCATTGACCCGGCCGCCATCGACCTGGTGATCTACATCGGCGAGGAGTACAAGGAGTACCAGCTGTGGACCGCCGGCATCAAGACGGCGCACGCGGTGGGCGCGCACAACGCCTGGGCCTTTGACGCCCAGCTGCGGTGCGGCACCTGGGTGCTGGGCATGAAGCTGGCCCAGGCGCTGATGCTCAGCGACGACCGGGTGAACACCCTCCTGCTGGCCGGCGGCTACCGGAACGTGGACTACATCAACTACGCCAACCCCCGGGTCTCCTTCATGTACAACCTCGGAGCCGGCGGCGGGGCGATGCTGCTCCGCAAGAATTACGGCCGCAACCGGGTGGTGGGCTCGGAGATCATCGTGGACGGCTCGCTCTCCGAGACGGTGGGCGTCCGCGGGGGCGGGACGCTGGCCGGCCTCCACAACCACGACGACTCGCTCTACCAGCTGGACGTGTTCGACGTGGAGTACATGAAGACCCGGCTCAACGCCGTGTCGACCCAGCGCTGGGTGGAGGTGGTCAGCCGGGTCTGCGCGCAGGGCGGCTACCGGACCCAGGACATCGACTACCTGGCGATCCTGCACATGAAGCGCTCGGCCCACCAGGCCCTGATCGAGCAGCTCGGCATCCCCGTCGACCGGGCGATCTACCTGGAGGAGTACGGCCACATCGGCCAGATCGACCAGATCCTCTCCATCCACCTCGCCCTGGAGCGGGGGCTGATCCGGGACGGCGACCTGGTGGTGGGGGTGAGCGCGGGCGTCGGCTACGCCTGGGGCGCCACGGCCATCGAGTGGGGGCCGGTCGGGGCCACCCGGGCGCGCAAGCAGGCCGCCGGCTGA
- a CDS encoding alpha/beta fold hydrolase, giving the protein MATVTLPSGLRLFYRERGHGGQTVLLIHGNTASSLWWERVMAHLPGHVRTLAPDLRGCGDSDKPAPPWSIADLAEDVYQFTQAMGVQRCFVVGHSLGGGVAMQLAVAHPDLVERLVLINSAPAEGLVTPPERYAQLEAAVKAPELLKAALALMMPTAPRDEFYQAVLEESVQKSAGALIPNGRALDGMNLVEQVGGLRVPTLILYGRQDGLVTLDMMERTRNQIPGAQLEVWPEVGHSAPVEAPERLAKRLIEFFGIQL; this is encoded by the coding sequence ATGGCTACGGTAACGCTTCCGAGCGGCCTCCGCCTCTTCTACCGCGAACGTGGCCACGGAGGGCAGACGGTCCTGCTGATCCACGGCAACACCGCCTCTTCTCTCTGGTGGGAGCGGGTGATGGCGCACCTGCCCGGGCACGTCCGGACGCTCGCCCCCGACCTCCGGGGCTGCGGCGACAGCGACAAGCCGGCGCCCCCCTGGTCCATCGCCGACCTGGCCGAGGACGTGTACCAGTTCACCCAAGCCATGGGCGTCCAGCGTTGCTTCGTGGTCGGCCACTCGCTGGGGGGCGGGGTCGCCATGCAGCTGGCGGTCGCCCACCCCGACCTGGTGGAACGGCTGGTGCTGATCAACTCGGCGCCGGCCGAAGGGCTGGTGACGCCACCGGAGCGGTACGCGCAGCTGGAGGCGGCGGTGAAGGCGCCGGAACTCCTGAAGGCCGCCCTCGCCCTGATGATGCCCACCGCCCCCAGGGACGAGTTCTACCAGGCGGTGCTGGAGGAGTCGGTGCAGAAGTCGGCCGGCGCCCTGATCCCCAACGGCCGCGCCCTGGACGGGATGAACCTGGTGGAGCAGGTGGGCGGGTTGCGGGTGCCAACCCTCATCCTCTACGGCCGGCAGGACGGCCTGGTCACGCTGGACATGATGGAGCGGACCCGGAACCAGATCCCGGGCGCCCAGCTGGAGGTCTGGCCGGAGGTCGGTCACTCGGCCCCGGTGGAGGCGCCCGAGCGACTGGCGAAACGGTTGATCGAGTTCTTCGGCATTCAGCTGTAG